GGAAATAATTAAGAAAATTTAATTTTTAATATACTATTAAAAAAAGGATATTTAATGAATGATTAGAGCTGCAATTAATGGATTTGGTCGTATAGGACGTAATATTTTAAGAGCACTTTATGAATCAAAATATCGTAAAAAAATAGTTGTTACAGCGATCAATGAAATTACTAAATCAAAATCAATAGCATATTTATTAAAATATGATTCAACTCATGGAGTTTTTCCGTTAGATGTTTCTTTAAAAAATAATTTATTATTTGTAGCAAATGATATTATTTATATATTTAATTATTCTAAAATTAAAGAAGTTCCTTGGGAAAAATTTAATATTGATATAGTTTTGGATTGTACAGGAATATATGGAACTAAAGAAGATGGTATATGTTATTTAAAGAATGGTATTAAAAAAGTTTTATTTTCTCATTTAGGAGAAGAAAATTTAGATAATACTGTTATTTATGGAGTGAATGAAAAAACTTTAAATGATAATCATAAGATAGTTTCCAATGGATCATGTACTACTAATTGTATTATACCAGTAATTAAAATTTTAGATAAAAATTTTAAAATAAAATCTGCAATTGCTACTGTTATTCATCCTATGATGAATGATCAATCTATATTAGATAATTATAATGCTGATTTAAGAAAAACGAGATCATCAATTCAGTCTATTATTCCTATTAGTACAAAACTAAAAGAAGGTGTAATTCGTGTATGTCCAAAATTTAAAAATAATTTTGATGCTATATCATTAAGGGTTCCTACAATTAATGTAACAGGGATAGATTTAAGTGTTTTAGTTAAAAATAAATCTACAGTAAGTCAGGTAAATAAAGTTTTAAAACATTATTCAAAAACTACTTATAAAAATATAGTGAGTTATAATGAGTTGCCTTTAGTTTCAGTAGACTTTAATCATAATTCTTATAGTTCTATTATTGATTCTACGCAGACAAAAGTTTCTGGTGATTATTTAATTAAAGTTTTTGTTTGGTGTGATAATGAATGGGGATTTGCAAATAGAATGTTAGATACTGCAATCTTTATGATTTCTAAAAAAATATAAAAAAATATGAACTTCAAAAAAATAACTGATTTAAATTTATTTGGTAAAAGAGTGTTAATTCGTTCAGATTTAAATGTTCCAATAAAAAATGGAAGAATGATTTCTGATATGCGTATTCGTGAATCTTTACGTACTATAAATTTTGCCTTAAATCAAGGAGCTAAAGTTATTGTAATGTCTCATTTAGGTAATCCTATTGAAGGAAGTTTTAATAAAAAATATTCTTTATATCCTATTAGTAAAATTTTATCACAATATATTGATTTTCCTATTCGTTTTATTAAAAATTATTTAAATGGTATACAAATCATTGATAATTCAAAATTAATATTATTAGAAAATGTTCGATTTAATATAGGAGAATTTAAAAATGATATATTTTTATCTAAAAAATATGCTAATTTATGTGATATTTATGTAATGGATGCTTTTGCAACTGCTCATAGAATACATGCATCTACTTATGGAGTAGTAAATTTTGTAAAAAAGACGTGTATTGGAAAGTTATTCTTATATGAAATAAAAAATTTAAAAAATATATTTTCAGGTCTTATTAGACCAATAACTGTAATTCTTGGTGGTAAAAAAATATCTACAAAATTAAATATATTAGATAATTTAATTAAAAAGGTAGATTATGTTATTTTATGTGGAGAAATTTCTAATGTTTTTATTTCTGTAAAAACATGCAACTTTAAACTGTCATCTTTTTATAACAAAAAGATGATTTTAAAAATTAAAAAAATTTTATCTTTTAAAAAAGTTATTATTCCTGTAGATGTTTATGTTCAAAAAAAAAATTCTCAATCATATACATTAAATAATATTTTTAAAAAGCCAATTAATCAAATTGGAAGTAAGGATCAAATTGTTGATTTAGGACCTGAAACAATAAAGAAAATTATTCGTATTATCAAAATAACTAGAACTATTTTATGGAATGGACCAATTGGAGCATATGAAAATCCTTGTTTTAGAAAAGGAACAAAAATGATTGCTGAAAGTATTTTAAATAATAAAAATATTTGTTCTATTGTTGGCGGAGGTGGAACTATATCTTCGATAGAATTATTGAATTTAAAACAGAAATTTTCTTATATTTCAACTGGAGGTAATGCTTGTTTAGAATTTTTTATAAATGAAAATTTTCCTGTAATAAAATTACTAAAATAGAATATTAGTTTTATTTATAAAAATCAGTAATTTTTTTTATGAGTTATAAGTAGTTATTTTAAAATATATTTTATAAAACAGAGTATTTTTTTAAAATTAGTTTTTATGAAAAATAATAAAAAGATTAAAGTAGCTGTAGCAATATCTGGTGGTGTAGATTCTTCTGTATCTGCTTTTC
The window above is part of the Arsenophonus sp. genome. Proteins encoded here:
- a CDS encoding glyceraldehyde 3-phosphate dehydrogenase NAD-binding domain-containing protein, which produces MIRAAINGFGRIGRNILRALYESKYRKKIVVTAINEITKSKSIAYLLKYDSTHGVFPLDVSLKNNLLFVANDIIYIFNYSKIKEVPWEKFNIDIVLDCTGIYGTKEDGICYLKNGIKKVLFSHLGEENLDNTVIYGVNEKTLNDNHKIVSNGSCTTNCIIPVIKILDKNFKIKSAIATVIHPMMNDQSILDNYNADLRKTRSSIQSIIPISTKLKEGVIRVCPKFKNNFDAISLRVPTINVTGIDLSVLVKNKSTVSQVNKVLKHYSKTTYKNIVSYNELPLVSVDFNHNSYSSIIDSTQTKVSGDYLIKVFVWCDNEWGFANRMLDTAIFMISKKI
- the pgk gene encoding phosphoglycerate kinase; protein product: MNFKKITDLNLFGKRVLIRSDLNVPIKNGRMISDMRIRESLRTINFALNQGAKVIVMSHLGNPIEGSFNKKYSLYPISKILSQYIDFPIRFIKNYLNGIQIIDNSKLILLENVRFNIGEFKNDIFLSKKYANLCDIYVMDAFATAHRIHASTYGVVNFVKKTCIGKLFLYEIKNLKNIFSGLIRPITVILGGKKISTKLNILDNLIKKVDYVILCGEISNVFISVKTCNFKLSSFYNKKMILKIKKILSFKKVIIPVDVYVQKKNSQSYTLNNIFKKPINQIGSKDQIVDLGPETIKKIIRIIKITRTILWNGPIGAYENPCFRKGTKMIAESILNNKNICSIVGGGGTISSIELLNLKQKFSYISTGGNACLEFFINENFPVIKLLK